TATCCATAAAATCAAACACTATTTTTTCCTTAACATTTTAATAGCTTCTGCACACATCGTAAGACCAAAAGTAGCAGTTACACCCATAAAGCTGCCCTTCTCTTTTATCTGCGCTTCTTCAGATGAAAAGATCACCTTATATTTTTTAGAGAACTTTCTTTTTCGGAGTTCATAACGGATCTTTGAGCCGAACTTATCTCCGTAACTTTTCCAGATATCTGCAACCTGTACTTTTGTAGGGTCAACCCTTTTCGCACTTCCAAATGAAGAGATCAGTTTCTTGTAACACTTTTGTGCAAGAGCGAGTTTTGCTTTTGTGTCATCGATCGCATCCAAAACTAAGTCATACTCATCAAAATTGAAGTTCTTTACCCACTCCTCATCAATTCTTTTATGAATGATTTTAATCTCAGGATAATGCTCTTTAAGAGCTTCCACTTTTATTTCATGTTCGTGGAGTTCCGACCACATTTGACGGTTCTGGTTTGTTTGATCGTAAGTATCAAAATCTACGATCGTAATATCAGTAATGCCGTTTCTATACAAACAATCTAAACAAAAACTGCCTACCCCTCCGACACCAAGTAGAATGATTTTTCCATTTTGCAATCTCTCAAAATCGTTTCCAAAAAGAAGCCTTGTCCTTGTATATCTAGCCATTGATCCACTCTTGTAAGCTATTCATACTTTTATAAGCACTAAGGTCAAGCATAATAGGTGTAATTGAAACATACCCTTGCTCAATCGCTTCAAAGTCACTCATCACGTCCACCCCTTTTCTAGGTGAAAATGAAAGCGGATGCAAACCTAACCAATGGTACTCTTCTCCACGTGGGTTTCTATGAACGTGGGAATCGTTTTCATAATGTCTGTATCCTGCATAGGTTACCTTTATCTCAGCCTCATCAACATCAGGCGGGATGTTGATATTTAAAAATTCACGATCAGGCAGAGGATATTTCCCTGCTAATATTTTTTCAACTAGACTTTTAATAGTTTTTTGTGCTAAAGAGAAATCACCGTCAGGATTCGTAAAATCCATCACCTGAGAAATAGCAATCGAAGGAATTCCGTGAAGTACCCCCTCCATTGCTCCGGCAGCTGTTCCAGAATAAGTTATGTCCTCACCCATGTTTGAGCCGCGGTTGATACCGCTTATCACAAGATCGGGCTTCTTCTCTTCAAACATCGTGCTTAGTGAAAGATAGACACAATCTGTAGGTGTCCCATCATCAAGTTTATAAAAATCATCCTCAACAGAGATAAAACGTAACGGTCTTACCAGTGTCAGTGAATGCCCACACGCCGACTTTTCATTTGCCGGAGCAACCACTACCACTTCTACATCCTCTAGCGTTTTTAAAGTACTCGCCAACGCGAGCAAACCTTTTGCTTCATATCCATCATCGTTTGTTACTAATATTGTAGTTCTTTTTTTCATAAACATATTTTACAGACAATATGGTAAAATTCTCGAATATAATTGATAAAAGGTTTGTGTATATGAAAATTGATGGAAGATTCTGGCTGACAAAAGATGATAAAAGTTTTTTAGGTTCGGGAAGAATTGAACTCTTAGAAAAAATCGCACAAACAGGTTCTATTAATGCAGCTGCAAAAGAGATGAAAATGAGCTACAAAGCTGCGTGGGAACGCATAAATTCTATGAATGAACTTGCAGACCATCCTATCATAAACAGAACTATCGGCGGTAAAGGGGGCGGTGGAACAAAACTCACCGATTATGCCTATGAGCTAATCAATACCTATAAAAAGCTCAATGAACTTCACCGTCAATTTATCAACAGATTCTCGGAAGCTGGAGATAATCCGGAACATCTGGCACAGATTTTAAACCGTCACTTTTTAACAACAAGTGCAAGAAATCAGCTCCTTTCAACAATTACACAAATTACTATAAACAAAATCAATGCAATTATCTCTATGGAGATTAGCGGCGGTGGAGTGCTACACTCTTCTATTACAGCCAAATCTGCCGATAATATGCACCTAAGCGTTGGCGCTGAAGTATATGCAATTATAAAATCAAGCGATATTGAGATCACTGCCAACAAACCGAAAGCTCAGGCTAATGTAAACATAATTGAAGGAAAAGTTGAATCACTCATCAGTAACGATACACACAGTGAAGTCTCTTTACAAATTAATGAAAAATACTCCCTTATCTCTTTACTTCCTAACGCAGAAGCGGAGAAATTACAACTCAATGCAAACGCTTATGCATTGATAGACTACTCAAATATAATCATAGGATCATAATTTTTCACTAAATAAAAGTTTAAGGTTTCTTTCTCTACAATTCGCTATATCTAAAAAAACATAATGATAAAAAACAAAAAAAGGACAGTTTAAATATGAGTACTCTCTCTTTAACTAGCGTTATATCATATAATATACAACAAAATAAATATTTAAAACTGAAAGCTTTTTTTATATCGTTATTTTTACATCTACTACTGCTTGCACTCACTATAAAGCTGGCATCGGTACATCTTATTCAGCCAAAAGAGAGTGTGAAAGAGAGTACAACAGTTGTTTCTTTATCTTCATATCAGACAGTACAACCTAAAAAGGAGATTGTAAAAACCAAGCCTAAAAGTGTTCCCATACAGAAAAAGATAATAAAACAAAAACCTAAAAAGATTCAAAAAGTTGTTACAAAACCCATAGAGAAAAAAACTCTTCAGCAGGAGCAACCAAAACAAGCTGTTGTTCCTGCTGAGGCGTTTACGCCTCAAATTCCCGATACAGAGCAAAAGATTGAAGAGCGGAAAATACTAACACCGCAGAATTCTCCTTTGTCCGAACAGAAACGCCCTATGAAAGATCATGCCAAGAGAAACATAGGGAAAAGTGAGTTAGCGCTTATCCGTTCTTTAATCCAAAATGCTCTTAAATACCCCGCAATTGCCAAGAGATTGCACCTCGAAGGGGTTGTAGTTGTTTCCTTTTCTCTTTCCACAACCGGAGAAGTCTCAAACCTACAACTCGTTCAAAGCAGCGATAGCTCTGTATTGGATAAAAGAGCTCTTCATACAGTGTCGTCACTAGACGGAGAGTTTCCTCACATAAATCAAAAAGTTGATTTGAAAATTCCTATTGCATTTTCACTCCAACACTCATAAAGGAAATTTAAATGAATTTTTTTATACCTCTGATGGTATTTCTATTGGCTGTCTCTCTACAGGCAAAAACTATAGAAGATTTTTATCATAAGCGAGTACAAACACCCGATAAGGTTACAAAAGTATTTGGTTCTTCACCACCTATGAACTACCTTATCTATGCACTTAATCCAAAGAAAATGGTAGGACTTAACTTTAAAGCAAAAAACCCAAATAACTTTGCGACAAAAGAGTATCTAGACCCATATTTTTTATCTCTACCTGTCATTGGAACTTTCCACTCTACAGGAGCTGGCATCAACCTTGAAACACTTCTTATTAGCCGTCCCGATCTTATTTTAGTTTGGGCTGATGATATGATGGTTGCAACGGTTCAAAAGTCTATTAAACGTTCAAAGTTCCCAACTTTTACGGTCCCTTTTAGAGAGATCGAAGATATACCCCGTGCCATCAAAGTAACTGCTGATACTATCGATGAACAAAAAAGAGGAAAACTCTTAAGTACTTATGCACAAAAGAGTATAGATGAGATCAAAAGCAAACTAGAAGGGGTCAAAACCACTAGATATTACTATGCAGAAGGTAATGACGGATTACAAACAGAGTGTGACAAGTCATTTCATGTAGAAGCGATGA
Above is a window of Sulfurimonas marina DNA encoding:
- a CDS encoding tRNA threonylcarbamoyladenosine dehydratase, whose product is MARYTRTRLLFGNDFERLQNGKIILLGVGGVGSFCLDCLYRNGITDITIVDFDTYDQTNQNRQMWSELHEHEIKVEALKEHYPEIKIIHKRIDEEWVKNFNFDEYDLVLDAIDDTKAKLALAQKCYKKLISSFGSAKRVDPTKVQVADIWKSYGDKFGSKIRYELRKRKFSKKYKVIFSSEEAQIKEKGSFMGVTATFGLTMCAEAIKMLRKK
- a CDS encoding ABC transporter substrate-binding protein; amino-acid sequence: MNFFIPLMVFLLAVSLQAKTIEDFYHKRVQTPDKVTKVFGSSPPMNYLIYALNPKKMVGLNFKAKNPNNFATKEYLDPYFLSLPVIGTFHSTGAGINLETLLISRPDLILVWADDMMVATVQKSIKRSKFPTFTVPFREIEDIPRAIKVTADTIDEQKRGKLLSTYAQKSIDEIKSKLEGVKTTRYYYAEGNDGLQTECDKSFHVEAMNFAGGENVHKCKQSNLKGLEQINIETLYKYNPEVIIAQNRMVYKNLFHNELFNNLDAVKNKRVYLVPNTPFNWIDRPPSFMRIIGIEWLANTFHPGVYNIDLNKRIKDFYKLFLQVEITDKQIQTILGENQK
- a CDS encoding energy transducer TonB, which gives rise to MKESTTVVSLSSYQTVQPKKEIVKTKPKSVPIQKKIIKQKPKKIQKVVTKPIEKKTLQQEQPKQAVVPAEAFTPQIPDTEQKIEERKILTPQNSPLSEQKRPMKDHAKRNIGKSELALIRSLIQNALKYPAIAKRLHLEGVVVVSFSLSTTGEVSNLQLVQSSDSSVLDKRALHTVSSLDGEFPHINQKVDLKIPIAFSLQHS
- a CDS encoding TOBE domain-containing protein, with protein sequence MKIDGRFWLTKDDKSFLGSGRIELLEKIAQTGSINAAAKEMKMSYKAAWERINSMNELADHPIINRTIGGKGGGGTKLTDYAYELINTYKKLNELHRQFINRFSEAGDNPEHLAQILNRHFLTTSARNQLLSTITQITINKINAIISMEISGGGVLHSSITAKSADNMHLSVGAEVYAIIKSSDIEITANKPKAQANVNIIEGKVESLISNDTHSEVSLQINEKYSLISLLPNAEAEKLQLNANAYALIDYSNIIIGS
- the surE gene encoding 5'/3'-nucleotidase SurE, whose amino-acid sequence is MKKRTTILVTNDDGYEAKGLLALASTLKTLEDVEVVVVAPANEKSACGHSLTLVRPLRFISVEDDFYKLDDGTPTDCVYLSLSTMFEEKKPDLVISGINRGSNMGEDITYSGTAAGAMEGVLHGIPSIAISQVMDFTNPDGDFSLAQKTIKSLVEKILAGKYPLPDREFLNINIPPDVDEAEIKVTYAGYRHYENDSHVHRNPRGEEYHWLGLHPLSFSPRKGVDVMSDFEAIEQGYVSITPIMLDLSAYKSMNSLQEWING